A window of Spirochaetota bacterium genomic DNA:
ATTGCCGCTTGGACCGGAGGAAAAACTCAACCTCGAGGCTACGATCGAAGTCACCAGTAAAAACGCCGGCGACATAGAGCTCATCTGGGAAAACAAGGAGAAGAAGGCCGCCAGGGTAATACTCATGATGGACGTGGGCGGGTCCATGACGCCCTACGCGCGCATGGTCGAACGTCTCTTTTCCGCGGCATCCTCCCAGATCAGCCGCTTCAAGCATTTCTATTTTCACAACTGCGTGTACCAGGACCTGTGGACCGACATCGAGCGCCGCGATTCTATCAATACGGCCGAGTTTTTGAAAAGCGAGGACTCGGACTATAAGCTTATAATGGTCGGCGACGCCGAGATGGCGCCGTCCGAGCTTACCTGGGCGAACGGCGCCGTCGATTACTGGTATCACAACGACGTTCCCGGACTCGTCTGGCTTCAGCGTATTCGCGAAAAATTCCACGATTCTATCTGGCTTACCCCCGTTCAGAAGCGGGCATGGGGATACGTGCAGACCACAAGAATGATCGCCGACATCTTCCCCATGTTCGAGCTGACGTTGGACGGTCTCGATGAGGGTGTCAAATTCCTGATGCAGGGAAAAGGAAGGATACATGCGTAAAGGCGGACGCGTCTCCGACACACCCCTCATGCTCGAGGTGCGGGGACTCACCAAACATTTTTCGGTTCGCAGGAGAGGGCTTTTCCAGAAGCATGGCGTGCTGCGGGCGGTTGACGATGTGAGTTTTTCCATCGCCGAGGGGCAGTGCCTCGGCCTGGTCGGGGAGAGCGGAAGCGGAAAAACCACCGCGGCGCGATCCATCCTTCGCCTCATCGAGCCCGATTCCGGGGTCATCAACGTAGGCGGAGTGAACGTCTCCGGCCTCGAACGGGGCGATCTCCGGCGCTATCGAAAAAACATGCAGATCGTTTTTCAGGACCCCTACGGTTCGCTCAACCCACGGATGACGGTCGAGAAGATTTTGGGTGAGCCCCTTAAAATCCACACCTCCCTTGGGAAAAAAGCGATCCGGGAGAGGATTGTCGACCTGCTCGATCTCGTTGGGCTCTCGGCGGACCTGGCGGACCGCCATCCCCACGAATTCAGCGGTGGACAGCGTCAGCGAATCGGGATAGCGCGGGCCATCGCGCTCAATCCCCGGTTCATCATTCTCGACGAACCCGTTTCCGCGCTCGACGTTTCAATCCAGGCCCAGATACTCAACCTTCTCGCCGACCTGCGCGACAGGCTGAACCTCACGTATCTGTTCGTTGCGCACGACCTGTCGGTCGTCGAGCACATCAGCGATATGATTGCGGTCATGTACCTGGGAAAAATAGTCGAACTAAACCCCAGGGCCGGTCTGTATAGAAAACCGCTTCACCCTTACACTCAAAGTCTTATACGGTCGATTCCGGATAAAAAGCCCGTCAAGCACGGATTCACCGTTTTGCGGGGGGAGATACCCTCTCCCGAAAATCCCCCGACCGGATGCCCCTTCCACCCGCGCTGTCCGAACCTCATGGAGGTCTGCCGACATGAATACCCTGCGATCCGCCGGATCGGCGGCGCAACGGTCGCCTGCCACCTTTACTGAGATAGTTAAGGTGATGAAACTTGCGGCAGGGGCTGTTCGTCCGGAACGAGCTCTACCACGCGGCCGCATCATTCCCATCGCAGCGATCCTTTTAATTTTTATTTTCCTTTTACTCTCGCATGGCACGGCATTCCCCGCGGAGGACCGTCTGCTCCAGCTGATGGAACAGGCCGGGCGGGAAACGGCCGAACAGGTGGCGATGGAGGAGATTTATTCCAGAAATAATATCCTTTTCTGTACCGGCACGAGCGAGGCGGCATCCGCAAACAACACGGCCGCCGAACACATGCTGAAAGGCGACTATTCCAGGGCCGCCGAAATCCTCGAAAGCGCACTCGTCCGTTCAGCCCTCTTCCTGCCGTTCAGGTACAACCTCGGGATCTGCCGCATCCATCTCGAAGAGCTTCCCGTCGCCCTTGTCCACCTTAACAAGGCCCTTCAACTGCTTCCCGAATATTCAAAGACCTGGATTCAAATGGGGCATATCCACGAGCGGATGGGCCGCGACGATCTCGCCATGCAGTACTATAAATCGGCCCTTGGCCGCAACCCCCGCGAATTGGAAGCCTACACCCTTACGGGTGACATTTATTTCAAGCGCAACCAGCTCGAGATGGCCGCCAGGCACTACGACCGTTCGCTCAGGGAGAACCCGCGCTATCCGAACGGCCTGCTGGGACGCGCCAAGATCCATTTCGAACGAGGTGAGTATCTCAAGGCAATCATTCAGATAAAGTCAATCGACACGTCGGGGGATTACGACAAGGCCCTGCATTATTATTACGCCGAATCGGCATACCGGCTGAGGGATTACCAGACGGCATTTGACCAGTACGGCGAACTCTTGAAGCACAGGGGAGACCGGTTTTTTCTCACCCATTCGTCATTCATCATCCACCATAAAATGGAACTTTCCCGGCGATTCATCGAGCGCTGAAACGGGCCGCGCCTACAGTGAAATCGACACCTGTGCGTAAGCGGTGTCGTCCATTCTCCCTGTGCCGGGAAACGCATTTTTGTTATAATTGTGCATAAAACCGGTTTTCAGGGCAATAAGTTTCGTCACCGACACCGTTATAAACGAATCCATCACAAAACAATACTCGGCCCAGTCCGTCATCCTCGGAATATAAAAAGCCGCACACAATACTACGACCGGCTGGGCCGGCGTGATGCGCATTCGGTAACGCTGCTAAATACGAAATTCTCGATTGGATTCTTTAGTTTTTATTCTTCATCGGCCTGGCCGTTTGTCTTCATCGTATCGGTGTTATCGGCCTTGCGCTCGTACCACCCCGAATGCGTCAAAAACCATCGTTGCTCGTCAACCCCCTTCCGGACCGGCTCTTCTTAGGAAAATATACTCTTCCCATTGGGAGGCGTCTCCCGCTCGCCGTCACCAGTCTCCTGGGCGACCGTCGCCTCCCGGAGCGCAAAAAGGAGAAAGAACACCGCGATCGTTCGCCAAACCCTCACCGGGCTCTCCTAACTCATTATTATTCTTGTTGTTTCGGCCATGTACCGCTTGTTTACATTATTGATCATTCGTTCCACCGTGGCGATGAGTTCCCTGTCGGTCGAACGTTTCTGGACGTACTTTATGATCTCGGCAAGGTCGTCTCTGATCGCCCTGCCGATTTCGTCCATCGCCTGCGCGTATACCACGGAGCTTCCAACCTTCTGCTCGTTCTTTCTTTTTCGCAGCTCCACCTCAATCTGCATCTGGGCCATGAGCCGTTCCTGGTCCGACTTGATCAGCTCCGTAACCATCTCCTCGGCAAGAGCCCTGAAGTTGACCGGGCTTACCAGTTCAAAAAAACGGGCCGGGAAGGCCCCGCTGCCGGTTACAACATCGGTGAACGGGACGCAATGATATGATTGCTCCACCAGGGTCGAGGTTGTCTCATCGACAATCACCCGCCCTACGGCGGAGAGGGAGCGCGCATGCCGCATCGCGTGTTCGGGAAGATCCATCACTTCCCCGTTCATAATTTTAAGACCTCCGGTCATTATCTGTATGTTCAGGAGCAGCCGGTTGCCGGGGAGTCGAAGCTCGTTGAATCGCCGCATATTTTCGCATATACGAAGGCCGGCCTCGGCCGCCGCCGCTTCGTCATCGAACACCGCCACCACCCGGCCCTCTACCATCTGGGACACGAAACCCTTGAGGCCGGTCACCACCGATGTCACCAGCCTCTCGACCAGTCGGCTGCCGACCATTATGTCAATAAGGTTCAGATGACCGGCAAGCGTGCGATACCCCGGCATTTCAGCGTTAATAAATGTCTTGCGCGGAAGCGAATCCCTCGAAAGCGAGCCTGTGCGGCGCCGCTGTGCCCTCTCCCTTCCCTCCTGCGTGTCAAGCGCGGCCCCTTCATGTTTTTTAAAAATGTTGACGATGAAATGATCGATTTCCTGCAGTTCCTCCGGAGGAAGAAGCGCAAGGACCTGCAGGATGTCGTGGGAAATCCCGTATTCCTCCTTCAGCAACGAGATGAGAAAATATGCGAACTCCCCGGACCGCTGAACACCGATCGCCGCGAGAACCTCCCGCTGTATCTGCCTGTTTTTTATCACCATCATGTCCCGCAACGACTTCATCGCCTCCTTGTTTCCAAGGCTGATGAGCAACGCACAGGAATATATCCGCACCTTGATCGCGGGGTCTTTCAGGTATTCCAGCAGGTATTTAATCACCTGGCGTCGGTTCACCGTGTTATTGTTGAACATGATATAGCCGATCGCCTGGATT
This region includes:
- a CDS encoding VWA domain-containing protein produces the protein MFINFFFNLKAHGVPVSLHEWITLHHALARNLNDCSLTRFYHVARSILVKNEIFFDRYDLAFLDTFKDIETTDEMLEKILEGLKKVKELRLTEEEKRLIDELDLDEVLRNFEEQLRQGHFKNHVGGNRAIGTGGRSTQGAWGYNPAGVRIGQGESRHKRAVQIAEKRSFRNYSSSITLDTRQMRVALAHLRALLPLGPEEKLNLEATIEVTSKNAGDIELIWENKEKKAARVILMMDVGGSMTPYARMVERLFSAASSQISRFKHFYFHNCVYQDLWTDIERRDSINTAEFLKSEDSDYKLIMVGDAEMAPSELTWANGAVDYWYHNDVPGLVWLQRIREKFHDSIWLTPVQKRAWGYVQTTRMIADIFPMFELTLDGLDEGVKFLMQGKGRIHA
- a CDS encoding oligopeptide/dipeptide ABC transporter ATP-binding protein → MRKGGRVSDTPLMLEVRGLTKHFSVRRRGLFQKHGVLRAVDDVSFSIAEGQCLGLVGESGSGKTTAARSILRLIEPDSGVINVGGVNVSGLERGDLRRYRKNMQIVFQDPYGSLNPRMTVEKILGEPLKIHTSLGKKAIRERIVDLLDLVGLSADLADRHPHEFSGGQRQRIGIARAIALNPRFIILDEPVSALDVSIQAQILNLLADLRDRLNLTYLFVAHDLSVVEHISDMIAVMYLGKIVELNPRAGLYRKPLHPYTQSLIRSIPDKKPVKHGFTVLRGEIPSPENPPTGCPFHPRCPNLMEVCRHEYPAIRRIGGATVACHLY
- a CDS encoding tetratricopeptide repeat protein, which encodes MNTLRSAGSAAQRSPATFTEIVKVMKLAAGAVRPERALPRGRIIPIAAILLIFIFLLLSHGTAFPAEDRLLQLMEQAGRETAEQVAMEEIYSRNNILFCTGTSEAASANNTAAEHMLKGDYSRAAEILESALVRSALFLPFRYNLGICRIHLEELPVALVHLNKALQLLPEYSKTWIQMGHIHERMGRDDLAMQYYKSALGRNPRELEAYTLTGDIYFKRNQLEMAARHYDRSLRENPRYPNGLLGRAKIHFERGEYLKAIIQIKSIDTSGDYDKALHYYYAESAYRLRDYQTAFDQYGELLKHRGDRFFLTHSSFIIHHKMELSRRFIER